Proteins encoded together in one Carya illinoinensis cultivar Pawnee chromosome 3, C.illinoinensisPawnee_v1, whole genome shotgun sequence window:
- the LOC122303677 gene encoding G-type lectin S-receptor-like serine/threonine-protein kinase CES101 — MASLKSLLPPEFLLFILSWWCLWGERLAHVQAKSTLKPGEALRYPDQLVSADGRFRLGFFTFSSPDVSDVGYLGIWYSDDAYNTKLWVANRDRPISVSTGNLTMEADGQLRIVNSGGSPIPLNSKQTAPNSTATLDNSGNFIVKDLNPDGSTKRILWESFDYPTDTLLPGMKLGINNITGKEWKLTSWLSEQVAAPGGFSLEWSPANGTRQLVMRHRGNMYWLSGVGSESDFQNLGYKMTLDNVYYNFSYIFNENESYFSYSVPNGRISRLVLSSDGMLTDNPKPIYVTRGMCFGYSLEPGCVQQNSPACRTSSQKFEQRSVQFLGPRASQWDDNSNTSIGDCWTKCWSNCSCVGFDSYSGNGTGCLFHESGQFVEENTGINAQNIYVLITPKTPAKKWWIWIIVAVVAVLAAVILGCLYFLRKKKLRRDQESNQEVALLFGDTKEASNDGKKGHDVKVFSFPSIVAATENFSTENKLGQGGFGPVYKGKLPEGQEIAVKRLSRSSGQGLVEFKNELILIAKLQHMNLVRLLGCCVEGDEKMLIYEYMPNKSLDFFLFDPKKRGLLDWKQRRNIIEGIAQGLLYLHRYSRLRIIHRDLKASNILLDNDMNPKISDFGMARVFGRNAADAITQRVVGTYGYMSPEYAMGGNFSEKSDVYSFGVLMLEIVSGQKSSGIYNPEHHLSLVGYAWELWREGKGLELMDSSLVESHSEHQILRCIHVGLLCVQEFAVDRPTMSDVISMLSNESLPLPIPKQAAFSTQRQLTETGLLSGEKESIPASATITISEMDPRRGFKPARISLRHSNLLKKMKGNVI, encoded by the exons ATGGCTAGCCTGAAATCCCTTTTACCTCCGGagtttcttcttttcattttgtcaTGGTGGTGCCTTTGGGGGGAACGACTTGCTCATGTTCAGGCAAAATCCACCCTCAAACCTGGCGAGGCGCTTCGTTACCCGGACCAGTTGGTTTCGGCTGATGGGAGATTCCGACTGGGCTTTTTCACATTCAGCAGTCCGGATGTTTCGGATGTCGGCTATTTGGGAATATGGTACTCCGATGATGCTTACAACACCAAATTATGGGTTGCGAACCGAGACAGGCCTATATCTGTCAGTACAGGAAATCTCACAATGGAGGCAGACGGCCAATTGAGAATTGTGAATAGTGGAGGGAGTCCAATTCCGTTGAATTCTAAACAAACAGCACCAAACTCAACCGCTACCCTAGATAACTCGGGGAACTTCATCGTGAAAGATTTGAATCCTGATGGGTCTACAAAAAGGATCTTATGGGAAAGCTTTGATTATCCGACAGACACACTTCTGCCCGGGATGAAACTCGGTATCAACAATATAACAGGGAAAGAATGGAAACTTACTTCGTGGCTATCCGAACAAGTCGCCGCCCCCGGAGGCTTTTCTCTCGAATGGAGTCCCGCCAACGGGACGAGACAATTAGTAATGAGACACAGAGGGAATATGTACTGGCTCAGCGGGGTTGGAAGTGAATCCGACTTTCAGAATCTTGGTTATAAGATGACTTTAGATAATGTCTACTACAATTTTAGCTATATTTTTAATGAGAACGAGAGTTATTTCAGTTATTCTGTTCCGAACGGGAGAATTTCGAGGCTCGTCTTGAGCTCAGATGGGATGCTTACAGATAATCCAAAACCTATTTATGTGACAAGAGGTATGTGTTTCGGTTACTCCTTGGAACCCGGTTGTGTGCAGCAGAATTCACCCGCCTGCAGGACTAGCAGTCAAAAATTTGAACAGCGATCGGTTCAATTTCTAGGCCCACGAGCGTCTCAATGGGACGACAATTCGAACACCAGTATTGGTGATTGCTGGACTAAATGCTGGAGCAATTGTTCCTGCGTTGGTTTTGATTCATATTCAGGAAATGGAACTGGATGCCTATTTCATGAAAGCGGTCAATTTGTGGAAGAAAACACTGGCattaatgctcaaaatatcTATGTTCTTATTACGCCTAAAACACCAGCAAAAAAATGGTGGATATGGATCATTGTAGCTGTAGTGGCTGTTCTTGCTGCAGTGATCTTGGGATGCTTATACTTTTTGAGGAAGAAAAAACTACGAC GAGATCAAGAAAGCAATCAGGAAGTTGCTTTACTATTTGGAGACACAAAAGAGGCTAGCAATGATGGGAAGAAAGGTCATGATGTGAAAGTATTCAGTTTTCCTTCCATTGTCGCTGCTACGGAGAATTTTAGCACCGAAAATAAATTAGGACAGGGTGGCTTTGGTCCTGTATACAAA GGAAAATTACCTGAGGGGCAGGAGATAGCTGTTAAGAGACTTTCGAGGAGTTCGGGACAAGGATTGGTGGAGTTCAAGAATGAGCTTATACTCATTGCAAAACTGCAACACATGAATCTCGTTAGACTTTTGGGTTGTTGTGTTGAAGGAGATGAAAAGATGTTGATCTATGAATATATGCCCAATAAAAGCTTGgacttctttctttttg ATCCAAAGAAAAGGGGGCTTTTGGATTGGAAGCAACGTCGTAACATCATTGAAGGCATTGCTCAAGGGCTTCTTTATTTGCATAGATATTCTAGACTAAGAATTATTCATAGAGATTTGAAAGCAAGCAACATCCTGCTTGATAACGATATGAACCCCAAAATATCAGATTTTGGCATGGCCAGAGTTTTTGGCCGAAATGCTGCTGACGCAATTACACAGAGAGTAGTGGGAACATA TGGTTATATGTCGCCGGAGTATGCCATGGGAGGTAATTTTTCAGAGAAGTCAGATGTGTACAGTTTTGGAGTTCTGATGTTGGAGATTGTGAGCGGGCAGAAGAGCAGTGGCATTTATAATCCTGAACATCACCTGAGCTTAGTGGGATAT GCTTGGGAATTATGGAGAGAAGGTAAAGGCTTGGAGCTAATGGACTCAAGTCTGGTTGAATCCCATTCTGAGCACCAAATCTTAAGATGCATCCATGTGGGTCTCTTGTGCGTACAAGAGTTTGCAGTGGATAGGCCTACCATGTCTGATGTTATTTCTATGCTTTCCAATgaatctcttcctcttcctattCCAAAGCAAGCAGCATTTTCCACACAAAGACAGTTGACGGAGACAGGTTTACTCAGCGGAGAAAAAGAAAGTATTCCAGCTTCGGCCACTATTACCATTTCCGAGATGGATCCCCG CAGAGGATTCAAGCCAGCAAGGATCTCTCTAAGACATAGCAACTTGctgaagaaaatgaaaggaaacg TTATTTAG